The Haloarchaeobius amylolyticus genome window below encodes:
- a CDS encoding TrmB family transcriptional regulator, giving the protein MRNADEVDSAVTRSVSILSRLGLTEYSARTYVALLRLGSATAREVSEISEVPRTKVYEEMERLRDRGLVDVQNGKPKQFVPLTKQATTARFRRLLERDINSLSAALDELETTRTEEEPTGVWATTGTTTVDERLALVIEDAASNVRFCCRSEYASESVLTQLTAARERGVDLAVGTIGNTTTDRLEDRFADAHHIGIHDDLVDDLPTRLLLVDDEAALVATNDHDDEQAVWSTDPQNPLVVLTRAIFDD; this is encoded by the coding sequence ATGAGGAACGCAGACGAGGTAGATTCCGCGGTGACACGCTCGGTCAGTATCCTCTCCAGACTCGGACTGACCGAGTACAGCGCGCGGACCTACGTCGCACTCCTCCGCCTCGGGAGCGCCACGGCCCGCGAGGTCAGCGAGATCTCCGAGGTCCCCCGGACCAAGGTCTACGAGGAGATGGAACGTCTCCGTGACCGCGGGCTCGTCGACGTCCAGAACGGGAAGCCGAAGCAGTTCGTCCCGCTCACGAAGCAGGCGACGACGGCACGGTTCAGGCGGCTGCTCGAACGTGACATCAACTCACTGAGTGCCGCACTCGACGAACTCGAGACGACCCGGACCGAAGAAGAACCGACGGGGGTCTGGGCCACGACCGGCACCACGACCGTCGACGAGCGCCTGGCGCTGGTCATCGAGGACGCCGCGAGTAACGTCCGGTTCTGTTGCAGGTCTGAATACGCCTCCGAGTCGGTGCTCACCCAGTTGACCGCGGCGCGTGAACGCGGTGTCGACCTGGCCGTCGGAACCATCGGGAACACGACGACCGACCGCCTCGAAGACCGATTCGCTGACGCTCATCACATCGGTATCCACGACGACCTCGTCGACGACCTTCCGACGCGGCTACTCCTCGTCGACGACGAGGCCGCCCTGGTCGCGACGAACGACCACGACGACGAACAGGCGGTCTGGTCGACCGACCCCCAGAACCCACTCGTGGTCCTCACCAGAGCGATATTCGACGACTGA
- a CDS encoding helix-turn-helix domain-containing protein produces MATDETNRKMTVSLALGVDVSTVLPGKETLLEPGQTGTFERMHPFLPAERTTLWVSGPDHESVTDELLAHPAIRHADRLDEGDERSLYELELAPDLGPVATAIERTGAMATRAEVIDATIRLTLRFRDQDELQTFVDDLETAGVQFEVTWKGNGGVTGDGGTESLTQCQRQTLWLAYERGYFNIPRDTSLSELADELGVSSQAVSERLRRAMGSYLATTMLTE; encoded by the coding sequence GTGGCAACAGACGAAACGAACAGGAAGATGACGGTCTCGCTCGCACTCGGCGTGGACGTCTCGACCGTACTACCGGGGAAAGAGACGCTTCTCGAACCGGGCCAGACCGGGACCTTCGAGCGCATGCATCCGTTCCTGCCGGCGGAACGGACCACGCTCTGGGTCTCCGGTCCGGACCACGAGTCCGTCACGGACGAACTGCTCGCACATCCAGCGATCCGGCACGCCGACCGCCTCGACGAGGGCGACGAACGGTCGCTGTACGAACTCGAACTCGCGCCGGACCTCGGCCCCGTCGCCACCGCCATCGAGCGGACCGGCGCGATGGCGACCCGCGCGGAGGTCATCGACGCCACGATCCGGCTCACGCTCCGGTTCCGTGATCAGGACGAACTCCAGACGTTCGTCGACGACCTCGAGACGGCCGGCGTCCAGTTCGAGGTCACGTGGAAAGGCAACGGCGGCGTCACGGGAGACGGGGGGACCGAGTCCCTGACGCAGTGCCAGCGCCAGACCCTCTGGCTGGCGTACGAGCGTGGCTACTTCAACATCCCGCGAGACACGTCGCTCTCGGAGCTCGCGGACGAACTGGGCGTCTCCAGTCAGGCGGTCTCCGAGCGACTCCGGCGGGCGATGGGGTCGTACCTCGCGACGACGATGCTGACCGAATGA
- a CDS encoding hemolysin family protein has protein sequence MGSSSSIAAVVLQSDIVVPILGLEVSKGFVAALGAVAIMLLIVLSAFFSSSEIAMFSLAKHRVEALVEDGTPGAETVAELKNDPHRLLVTILVGNNLVNIAMSSIATGLFGLYMSDGQAVLAATFGITALVLLFGESAPKSYAVENTESWSLRIAKPLKVSEYVLMPLIVLFDYLTRVVNSVTGGRSAIETSYVTRDEIQDMIETGEREGVIEEEEHEMLQRIFRFNNTIAKEVMTPRLDMQAVPKDAPIEEAIEKCIQSSHARIPVYEGSLDNVIGVVHIRDLVRDLNYGESAPEDIKLSDLIHPTLHVPESKNADELMAEMRENRMHMVIVIDEFGTTEGLVTMEDMIEEIVGEILEGEEEEPIEAIDEDTYIVKGEVNIEVVNEAMEIELPEGEEFETIAGFIFNRAGRLVEEGEEIDYGDIRITVEAVENTRIMKARLTRVERNDPEDDETPEAEASEVTSNE, from the coding sequence ATGGGCTCATCGTCTAGTATTGCGGCCGTGGTCCTCCAGAGCGACATCGTCGTCCCCATTCTGGGGCTCGAGGTGTCGAAGGGTTTCGTGGCAGCCCTCGGTGCTGTCGCCATCATGCTCCTCATCGTGCTGTCCGCGTTCTTCTCCTCCTCGGAGATCGCGATGTTCTCGCTCGCGAAGCACCGCGTCGAGGCACTCGTCGAGGACGGCACGCCGGGCGCCGAGACGGTCGCCGAGCTGAAGAACGACCCGCACCGGCTGCTGGTCACCATCCTGGTCGGGAACAACCTGGTGAACATCGCGATGTCCTCCATCGCGACCGGCCTGTTCGGGCTCTACATGAGCGACGGGCAGGCGGTGCTCGCCGCGACCTTCGGTATCACCGCGCTCGTCCTGCTGTTCGGCGAGTCCGCCCCGAAGAGCTACGCGGTCGAGAACACCGAATCCTGGTCGCTCCGCATCGCGAAACCCCTGAAGGTCTCCGAGTACGTCCTGATGCCGCTCATCGTCCTGTTCGACTACCTCACCCGGGTGGTCAACAGCGTCACGGGCGGCCGCTCGGCCATCGAGACCTCCTACGTCACCCGCGACGAGATCCAGGACATGATCGAGACCGGGGAGCGCGAGGGCGTCATCGAGGAGGAGGAACACGAGATGCTCCAGCGCATCTTCCGGTTCAACAACACCATCGCCAAGGAGGTGATGACGCCGCGACTCGACATGCAGGCGGTGCCCAAGGACGCCCCCATCGAGGAGGCCATCGAGAAGTGTATCCAGTCGAGCCACGCCCGCATCCCCGTGTACGAGGGCAGCCTCGACAACGTCATCGGCGTGGTCCACATCCGCGACCTCGTCCGCGACCTGAACTACGGCGAGAGCGCCCCCGAGGACATCAAACTGAGCGACCTCATCCACCCGACGCTGCACGTCCCCGAGTCGAAGAACGCCGACGAGCTGATGGCCGAGATGCGCGAGAACCGGATGCACATGGTCATCGTCATCGACGAGTTCGGCACCACCGAGGGGCTGGTGACGATGGAGGACATGATCGAGGAGATCGTCGGCGAGATCCTCGAGGGCGAGGAGGAAGAGCCCATCGAGGCCATCGACGAGGACACCTACATCGTCAAGGGCGAGGTGAACATCGAGGTCGTCAACGAGGCGATGGAGATCGAACTCCCGGAGGGCGAGGAGTTCGAGACCATCGCGGGCTTCATCTTCAACCGGGCCGGCCGGCTGGTCGAGGAAGGTGAGGAGATCGACTACGGCGACATCCGCATCACCGTCGAGGCGGTCGAGAACACCCGCATCATGAAAGCGCGCCTCACGCGCGTCGAACGCAACGACCCCGAGGACGACGAGACGCCCGAGGCCGAGGCCAGCGAGGTCACGTCGAACGAGTAA
- a CDS encoding glutathione S-transferase N-terminal domain-containing protein, whose translation MSASDPAITLYRLQACPFCERVVRVLDEYDLAYESRFVEPMHSDRNVVKRISGKRTVPALVDENTGVTMSESANIVEYLENTYGGAN comes from the coding sequence ATGTCAGCAAGCGACCCGGCCATCACGCTCTACCGGCTGCAGGCGTGCCCGTTCTGCGAGCGGGTCGTCCGCGTCCTCGACGAGTACGACCTCGCGTACGAGTCGCGGTTCGTCGAACCGATGCACTCCGACCGGAACGTCGTCAAGCGCATCTCCGGCAAGCGGACCGTGCCGGCGCTCGTCGACGAGAACACGGGCGTCACGATGTCCGAGAGCGCGAACATCGTGGAGTACCTCGAGAACACCTACGGGGGTGCGAACTGA
- a CDS encoding redoxin domain-containing protein, with amino-acid sequence MDLDFDVVDLPETDHVASGDEAPDFTRPLVNEEYWADASLSDLTAEGPVLLVFYTMDGAFPATYIWNEIRDREWGERFDAQVVGVSISDPYAHKQLIEERGIDHDLFSDPGNGVAEAYGIENPLDGMTGVSEPRPAVFLVDEDRTVEYAWVAEQWPDFPDYDAVEDALASH; translated from the coding sequence ATGGACCTCGACTTCGACGTGGTCGACCTGCCCGAGACCGACCACGTGGCGTCTGGCGACGAGGCCCCCGATTTCACCCGCCCGCTGGTGAACGAGGAGTACTGGGCCGACGCGTCGCTGTCGGACCTCACGGCCGAAGGACCCGTCCTGCTCGTCTTCTACACGATGGACGGCGCGTTCCCCGCGACGTACATCTGGAACGAGATCCGCGACCGCGAATGGGGCGAGCGCTTCGACGCGCAGGTCGTCGGGGTCTCCATCTCGGACCCCTACGCCCACAAGCAGCTCATCGAGGAGCGCGGCATCGACCACGACCTGTTCTCGGACCCCGGCAACGGCGTCGCCGAGGCCTACGGTATCGAGAACCCGCTGGACGGGATGACCGGCGTCTCGGAGCCCCGGCCCGCGGTGTTCCTCGTCGACGAGGACCGGACCGTCGAGTACGCCTGGGTCGCCGAGCAGTGGCCGGACTTCCCGGACTACGACGCCGTCGAGGACGCACTGGCGTCGCACTGA
- a CDS encoding L-threonylcarbamoyladenylate synthase, protein MSDSDVERAGQAIRDGDLVVYPTETVYGLGAAALDADAVERVFEAKGRSRDKPVSLGVPTVEDALDHVHASDHEERFMREFLPGPVTVLCERRDHVPDVLTAGRDRVGIRVPDHDLALDLYRAAGTPVTATSANVSGSPSVTDPADLDPTFLEQVAVTLDGGVTAGTESTVVNVEAGEIHRPGALGDRIEAWLAEHD, encoded by the coding sequence ATGAGCGACAGCGACGTCGAACGGGCCGGGCAGGCCATCCGGGACGGCGACCTGGTGGTCTACCCGACCGAGACGGTGTACGGCCTCGGCGCGGCGGCCCTCGACGCCGACGCGGTCGAGCGCGTGTTCGAGGCGAAAGGACGCAGCCGCGACAAGCCCGTCTCGCTGGGCGTGCCGACGGTCGAGGACGCCCTCGACCACGTCCACGCCAGCGACCACGAGGAGCGGTTCATGCGCGAGTTCCTGCCGGGGCCGGTCACGGTGCTGTGCGAGCGCCGCGACCACGTCCCGGACGTGCTCACCGCCGGCCGCGACCGCGTCGGTATCCGGGTGCCGGACCACGACCTCGCGCTCGACCTCTACCGGGCCGCCGGGACCCCGGTGACGGCGACCAGCGCGAACGTGAGCGGGAGCCCGAGCGTCACCGACCCGGCCGACCTCGACCCCACCTTCCTCGAACAGGTCGCGGTCACCCTCGACGGGGGCGTCACGGCGGGCACCGAGAGCACGGTCGTGAACGTCGAGGCTGGCGAGATACACCGCCCGGGCGCGCTCGGTGACCGCATCGAGGCGTGGCTGGCCGAGCACGACTGA
- a CDS encoding CRISPR-associated protein Cas4, with amino-acid sequence MFAFSDLRLATYCPRKLYYARQGDREPPAAVAAVRDLAFRYPELLDAGDAELRALPLDLSPAEYRQTLRRTRERLDRFEDLCDPAERDALLTGQDCRGIAQKVLTGPPEPVLVSPGTPPKNGVWEPHSVWAVAAAKALAWEQQEPVARAFVEYPAVGEIREVRMTGGRKAAFRRAMRTVESIEGPPPRLRNSPKCDSCEYASECGVKTRSLRSLLGFG; translated from the coding sequence GTGTTCGCCTTCAGCGACCTCCGGCTGGCCACCTACTGTCCGCGCAAGCTCTACTACGCCAGACAGGGCGACCGCGAGCCACCCGCCGCGGTCGCCGCGGTCCGCGACCTCGCGTTCCGGTACCCGGAACTGCTCGACGCAGGTGACGCCGAGCTTCGGGCGCTCCCTCTCGACCTGTCGCCCGCCGAGTATCGCCAGACCCTCCGCCGGACCCGGGAGCGACTCGACCGGTTCGAGGACCTCTGCGACCCGGCCGAGCGCGACGCGTTGCTGACCGGGCAGGACTGTCGCGGCATCGCACAGAAGGTCCTCACCGGGCCACCCGAACCCGTACTCGTCTCGCCCGGGACGCCCCCGAAGAACGGGGTCTGGGAACCCCACAGCGTCTGGGCGGTCGCGGCCGCGAAGGCCCTCGCGTGGGAGCAGCAGGAACCGGTGGCACGCGCGTTCGTCGAGTACCCCGCGGTCGGGGAGATACGCGAGGTCCGGATGACCGGCGGTCGGAAGGCCGCCTTCCGGCGAGCGATGCGGACCGTCGAAAGTATCGAAGGGCCCCCGCCGCGGCTGCGCAACAGTCCGAAGTGCGACTCCTGCGAGTACGCGAGCGAGTGCGGGGTGAAGACGCGCAGTCTGCGGTCGCTGCTCGGGTTCGGGTAG
- a CDS encoding conditioned medium-induced protein 4, with protein MDEKTEELRDIFMDVADGETVTEEQEASRGSLADRGDVADRLAGVVQQLRERYDFRTDLDDEALCTLVRRFHAGETDTDIAEALDVSRHTVFRARMDLHLLRDADLDAPFDLPQLRDRLERGEAVAEVADDLDVSASTVRRYRDAVAARDESRAANDRYRDEFASILGDADITGTLTEQVKQTGLQDATEDAEPESNVQF; from the coding sequence ATGGACGAGAAGACCGAGGAGCTCCGGGACATCTTCATGGACGTGGCCGACGGGGAGACGGTCACGGAGGAACAGGAGGCCTCGCGGGGGTCCCTCGCCGACCGGGGCGACGTGGCCGACCGGCTGGCCGGGGTCGTCCAGCAGTTGCGCGAGCGCTACGACTTCCGCACCGACCTCGACGACGAGGCGCTGTGCACGCTCGTCCGGCGGTTCCACGCGGGGGAGACCGACACCGACATCGCCGAGGCGCTCGACGTGTCCAGACACACCGTCTTCCGGGCGCGCATGGACCTGCACCTCCTGCGCGACGCGGACCTCGACGCCCCGTTCGACCTGCCGCAACTCCGCGACCGGCTCGAACGCGGCGAGGCCGTCGCCGAGGTGGCCGACGACCTCGACGTGAGCGCCTCGACCGTCCGGCGCTACCGCGACGCCGTCGCGGCCAGGGACGAGTCCCGCGCCGCCAACGACCGCTACCGCGACGAGTTCGCGAGCATCCTCGGCGACGCCGACATCACCGGGACGCTGACCGAGCAGGTGAAACAGACCGGCCTGCAGGACGCCACCGAGGACGCCGAACCCGAGTCGAACGTCCAGTTTTAA
- a CDS encoding heterodisulfide reductase-related iron-sulfur binding cluster — MTVPLATGQTRETFWQISHVEEVVFYFFAFAAVLAFGWGVYQRFARYTQGTDDWFERTDQLGTRIVEAAKIVASNEKQFNRDLYGGLMHTFIMWGFLTLLIGTTIIGIDIDLWQKALGNEPFLSGPFYLSYSLVMDAMGLLFVVGIGMAIYRRYWVRNERLWGKHTSAEDDLFIWTLFLLGVGGYMVEGLRILGRGGGSESFPSFEIVSFVGWFTARVFQAIGISPDLAADIYPAMWWSHALLAFGFIALIPYAKPFHMISSFANVVTRDEKAGVRLPSVPADLDADSGAESIDHFSWKEILDQDACTKCGRCSSVCPAKASGRPLDPRDVILDLKQYRENLDSGGDEKTIVADGGSSVIQAETMESCMSCMACMDACPVEIEHLKSFTRMNRQLTDMGEIQPPLQDVFQNVMQKGNTFGDPNRKRGDWTEDVDVEVADAREEEVEYLWYVGDYPSFDERNKKVARSLATILDAADVSFGILFDDEKYDGNDIRRVGEEFLFIELAGHHVESFQDCDFEKIICTDPHSYNTFKNEYPEVDFEEFADDPMMPFEIEEGWNQDGEVDVLHWTQAVEELVPQLGLSGNELDYTVTYHDPCHLGRYNDEYEAPRELVTATGCDLHEMPRNRANSFCCGGGGGGLWMELEEETKPSEERLREALEDTAAGSEIEKFVVACPMCMTMYEDGRKTGGFEDDIEIVDVAELVVEAIGEQETAGL; from the coding sequence ATGACAGTTCCGCTCGCGACGGGCCAGACGCGAGAGACGTTCTGGCAGATCAGCCACGTGGAGGAGGTCGTCTTCTACTTCTTCGCGTTCGCGGCCGTGCTGGCCTTCGGCTGGGGCGTCTACCAGCGTTTCGCCCGGTACACGCAGGGGACCGATGACTGGTTCGAGCGCACGGACCAGCTCGGCACCCGGATCGTCGAGGCGGCGAAGATCGTCGCCTCCAACGAGAAACAGTTCAACCGCGACCTCTACGGCGGGTTGATGCACACGTTCATCATGTGGGGGTTCCTGACGCTGCTCATCGGGACCACCATCATCGGCATCGACATCGACCTCTGGCAGAAGGCGCTGGGGAACGAACCGTTCCTCTCCGGCCCCTTCTACCTCTCGTACTCGCTGGTGATGGACGCCATGGGCCTGCTGTTCGTCGTGGGCATCGGCATGGCCATCTATCGCCGCTACTGGGTCCGGAACGAGCGCCTGTGGGGCAAGCACACCTCGGCGGAGGACGACCTGTTCATCTGGACGCTGTTCCTGCTGGGCGTGGGCGGCTACATGGTCGAGGGGCTGCGCATCCTCGGCCGCGGCGGCGGGAGCGAGTCCTTCCCGAGCTTCGAGATCGTGAGCTTCGTCGGCTGGTTCACCGCCCGCGTGTTCCAGGCCATCGGCATCTCGCCCGACCTCGCGGCCGACATCTACCCCGCGATGTGGTGGAGCCACGCCCTGCTCGCGTTCGGCTTCATCGCGCTCATCCCCTACGCGAAGCCGTTCCACATGATCTCGAGCTTCGCGAACGTGGTCACCCGCGACGAGAAGGCCGGCGTGCGCCTGCCCTCCGTCCCGGCCGACCTCGACGCCGACTCCGGCGCCGAGAGCATCGACCACTTCTCGTGGAAGGAGATCCTCGACCAGGACGCCTGTACCAAGTGCGGGCGGTGTTCCTCGGTCTGCCCGGCGAAGGCGTCCGGACGCCCGCTCGACCCGCGTGACGTCATCCTCGACCTGAAGCAGTACCGCGAGAACCTCGATTCGGGCGGCGACGAGAAGACCATCGTCGCCGACGGCGGCTCCTCGGTCATCCAGGCCGAGACGATGGAGTCCTGCATGTCCTGTATGGCCTGCATGGACGCCTGTCCGGTCGAGATCGAGCACCTCAAGAGCTTCACGCGGATGAACCGCCAGCTCACCGACATGGGCGAGATCCAGCCCCCGCTGCAGGACGTCTTCCAGAACGTCATGCAGAAGGGCAACACCTTCGGCGACCCGAACCGCAAGCGCGGCGACTGGACCGAGGACGTGGACGTCGAGGTCGCGGACGCCCGCGAAGAGGAGGTCGAGTACCTCTGGTACGTCGGCGACTACCCGAGCTTCGACGAGCGCAACAAGAAGGTCGCCCGGTCGCTCGCGACCATCCTGGACGCCGCCGACGTGAGCTTCGGCATCCTGTTCGACGACGAGAAGTACGACGGCAACGACATCCGCCGCGTCGGCGAGGAGTTCCTGTTCATCGAACTCGCCGGCCACCACGTCGAGTCCTTCCAGGACTGCGACTTCGAGAAGATCATCTGCACCGACCCGCACTCGTACAACACGTTCAAGAACGAGTACCCGGAGGTCGACTTCGAGGAGTTCGCCGACGACCCGATGATGCCCTTCGAGATCGAGGAGGGCTGGAACCAGGACGGCGAGGTCGACGTGCTGCACTGGACGCAGGCCGTCGAGGAACTCGTGCCCCAGCTCGGCCTCTCCGGGAACGAACTCGACTACACCGTCACCTACCACGACCCGTGCCACCTCGGCCGGTACAACGACGAGTACGAGGCCCCGCGCGAACTCGTGACGGCGACGGGGTGTGACCTCCACGAGATGCCGCGCAACCGCGCCAACTCCTTCTGCTGTGGCGGCGGTGGCGGCGGCCTCTGGATGGAACTGGAGGAGGAGACCAAGCCCAGCGAGGAGCGCCTGCGCGAGGCGCTGGAGGACACCGCGGCCGGGTCCGAGATCGAGAAGTTCGTCGTCGCCTGCCCGATGTGCATGACGATGTACGAGGACGGCCGCAAGACCGGCGGCTTCGAGGACGACATCGAGATCGTCGACGTGGCCGAACTGGTCGTCGAGGCCATCGGCGAGCAGGAGACGGCCGGGCTGTAG
- a CDS encoding GNAT family N-acetyltransferase, protein MRTVRTARSDEPGALLAFVREYVGHEESHDSFQRKYEQWPDLFVVAREDGDLVGGASGSVDDGVARLEAIGATAGRRGEGIGTAVIDQFHQGAARYADAVTVASAENVEWFYEAAGYEPAKILLQVEDDALPADYRRHEHYLGERSPEEGVTFCYVGFEAYSQRLRDELKDEFGAFEVNTIFRKRLPD, encoded by the coding sequence ATGCGCACCGTCAGAACCGCCCGGTCCGACGAACCCGGCGCGCTCCTCGCCTTCGTCCGCGAGTACGTCGGCCACGAGGAGTCCCACGACTCGTTCCAGCGGAAGTACGAGCAGTGGCCCGACCTCTTCGTCGTCGCCCGGGAGGACGGCGACCTCGTCGGCGGTGCCTCGGGGTCGGTGGACGACGGCGTCGCTCGACTGGAGGCCATCGGGGCGACGGCGGGCCGCCGCGGCGAGGGCATCGGGACCGCGGTCATCGACCAGTTCCACCAGGGCGCGGCCCGGTACGCCGACGCGGTCACGGTTGCCTCGGCGGAGAACGTCGAGTGGTTCTACGAGGCTGCTGGATACGAACCGGCGAAGATACTGTTGCAGGTCGAAGACGACGCGCTTCCCGCGGACTACCGGCGCCACGAGCACTACCTCGGCGAGCGCAGTCCCGAGGAGGGCGTGACCTTCTGCTACGTCGGCTTCGAGGCGTACAGCCAGCGGCTGCGCGACGAACTGAAGGACGAGTTCGGGGCGTTCGAGGTCAACACCATCTTCAGGAAGCGGCTGCCCGACTGA
- a CDS encoding GNAT family N-acetyltransferase: MPGALYLDGDDVTLRTVEEEDLDFVNETVNIRQVRLGMTMAGPAPMAASEHHFEENISDDESVNLLVCVDDDEPAGMVIMFDIDDRRGSAEIGIWLHPDYHGNGYGTEAAALLVDHAFDQRRLHRVLARVLTTNEASARIWEKLGFTHEGTLRESEFIDGEHVGMRYFGLLEDEWDGLDA, from the coding sequence ATGCCGGGCGCGCTGTACCTCGACGGCGACGACGTGACCCTCCGGACCGTCGAGGAGGAGGACCTCGACTTCGTCAACGAGACCGTCAACATCCGGCAGGTCCGCCTCGGGATGACGATGGCCGGGCCCGCCCCGATGGCCGCGAGCGAGCACCACTTCGAGGAGAACATCTCCGACGACGAGAGCGTGAACCTCCTCGTCTGCGTGGACGACGACGAACCCGCCGGGATGGTCATCATGTTCGACATCGACGACCGCCGCGGCAGCGCCGAGATCGGCATCTGGCTCCACCCCGACTACCACGGCAACGGCTACGGCACCGAGGCCGCCGCGTTGCTGGTCGACCACGCGTTCGACCAGCGTCGTCTGCACCGCGTGCTCGCGCGCGTCCTCACCACGAACGAGGCCTCCGCCCGCATCTGGGAGAAGCTCGGGTTCACCCACGAGGGGACCCTCCGCGAGTCGGAGTTCATCGACGGCGAGCACGTCGGGATGCGGTACTTCGGCCTGCTCGAAGACGAGTGGGACGGGCTGGACGCCTGA
- a CDS encoding GNAT family N-acetyltransferase, whose translation MPGAPFLHGETVTLRTMEEDDAVFLRDHSNDPRIRRPMTMTGPTNLEQQREHMPDGDDDGPGFSVLVCVEGEQTGYNEQYVAEDGDTTVEPVGVVFCWPREETAGDFEIAYWLTPPAHGEGYMSEAVSLALDHAFGQLRLHRIRARVLTWNDGSRALLEKLGFTEEGVMRDAKFVDGEYVDTHLYSILEDEWRAEDA comes from the coding sequence ATGCCTGGTGCCCCGTTCCTCCACGGCGAGACCGTGACACTCCGGACGATGGAGGAGGACGACGCTGTGTTCCTCCGCGACCACTCCAACGACCCGCGCATCCGCCGACCGATGACGATGACGGGTCCGACGAACCTCGAACAGCAGCGCGAACACATGCCCGACGGCGACGACGACGGCCCCGGTTTCTCCGTCCTCGTCTGCGTCGAGGGCGAACAGACCGGCTACAACGAGCAGTACGTCGCGGAGGACGGCGACACGACGGTCGAACCCGTCGGTGTCGTCTTCTGCTGGCCGCGCGAGGAGACCGCCGGCGACTTCGAGATCGCCTACTGGCTGACCCCGCCGGCCCACGGCGAGGGCTACATGTCCGAGGCCGTCTCGCTCGCGCTCGACCACGCGTTCGGCCAGCTCCGTCTCCATCGGATCCGCGCCCGCGTCCTCACGTGGAACGACGGCTCGCGCGCCCTGCTGGAGAAGCTCGGCTTCACCGAGGAGGGCGTCATGCGCGACGCGAAGTTCGTCGACGGCGAGTACGTCGACACCCACCTGTACAGCATCCTCGAGGACGAGTGGCGCGCGGAGGACGCGTAG